A single window of Nicotiana sylvestris chromosome 3, ASM39365v2, whole genome shotgun sequence DNA harbors:
- the LOC138887868 gene encoding uncharacterized protein, translated as MTAIQERITDEENARLRLAELEALDEKRLESQQSLECYQARLSRAFNKRVRPRSFQVRDQVLVVRRPIITSHKPVGKFTSKWDGPYVVQEAYSSGAYKLVDADGMRISPINGKFLKKYYP; from the coding sequence ATGACTGCTATTCAAGAacggatcactgatgaagaaaatgctcgacttcgattagcagagttggaggctcttgatgagaagaggttggaaTCTCAAcaaagtcttgaatgttatcaagctcgattgtctcgcgccttcaataaaagagttcgcccCAGATCCTTTCAAGTAAGAGATCAAGTCCTTGtcgtacgaagacccataattacttcccataaacctgtagggaagttcacttcaaaatgggatgggccatatgtcgtacaagaagcttactcaagtggggcttacaagttggttgatgcagatggcatgAGAATCAGCCCTATAAATGGCAAGTTTTtaaagaagtattatccttga